In Gopherus evgoodei ecotype Sinaloan lineage chromosome 21, rGopEvg1_v1.p, whole genome shotgun sequence, a single window of DNA contains:
- the LOC115637883 gene encoding olfactory receptor 11A1-like: MEKGEGENQTSVTEFILLGFENLPELRILFFLLFLVIYVVTMAANMLIVALVLADQHLHTPMYFFLGNLSCLEISYTSTILPRLLASLLTGNRTISVSQCIIQFYCFALLLTTECYLLTVMSFDRYLAICKPLHYVTCMNGRFCIQLAAGSWISSFILITILISLVSQLAFCGPNEIDHFFCDLTPVIKLSCSNTSLVTLVILIFSSIDTVPPFLLTLTSYAYIISTILRIPSTTGRQKAFSTCSSHLIVVTIFYMTLITVYMLPNTGALRAPNKVFSVLYTVLTPLINPLIYSLRNKEVKEALRRALQKCRL, translated from the coding sequence atggagaaaggagaaggggaaaatcaAACGTctgtcacagaattcatcctgctGGGATTTGAGAACCTCCCTGAACTACgcattcttttcttccttttatttctagTGATCTATGTAGTCACCATGGCTGCGAACATGCTCATTGTGGCACTAGTCTTGGCTGATcagcacctgcacacacccatgtacttcttcctggggaacttgtcctgcttggagatctCCTACACCTCCACCATACTGCCCAGgctgctggccagtctcctgactggaaaCAGGACCATTTCTGTCAGCCAATGCATCATACAATTTTACTGCTTTGCTCTTCTACTGACCACGGAGTGTTATCTGCTAACTGTGATGTCTTTTGATCGCTACTTAGCAATTTGTAAACCGCTGCACTATGTCACCTGTATGAATGGCAGATTCTGTATTCAGTTAGCAGCCGGATCTTGGATAAGTTCATTCATACTTATTACCATATTAATTTCTTTGGTTTCACAATTAGCATTCTGTGGCCCTAATGAAATTGATCATTTTTTTTGTGATCTCACTCCAGTCATTAAGCTCTCCTGCAGCAACACCAGTCTGGTTACCCTGGTGATCCTCATATTTTCATCAATAGACACTGTCCCCCCATTTCTTTTAACTCTGACATCTTATGCttatatcatctccaccatcctgagaatcccttctaccactgggaggcaaaaggccttttccacttgctcctctcacCTTATCGTGGTTACAATTTTCTATATGACCCTAATTACTGTGTACATGTTACCAAACACCGGTGCACTCAGAGCCCCAAACAAAGTGTTTTCTGTCCTTTACACTGTCTTGACACCCCTGAtcaatcccctcatctacagcctgagaaacaaggaggtcAAGGAGGCACTGAGGAGAGCTCTCCAGAAATGTAGGCTTTAG